A window of the Cucurbita pepo subsp. pepo cultivar mu-cu-16 chromosome LG01, ASM280686v2, whole genome shotgun sequence genome harbors these coding sequences:
- the LOC111794236 gene encoding uncharacterized protein LOC111794236 isoform X1, with amino-acid sequence MSGPRKEDSITSNVGEGADRDNVEEFGDSSRVGGVSSNVVEVSGGPHALTREINLTERLTHMLVDEGDGDLLLQQSDREDWVIRWLQALDMQVMGACRADERLKPLLKMTTSSGIAEDHFLAQLSQHFEPGEVGILARCFCIPLVSIRVGKIDKQGTILCPTNTRGNLKLMVLPSSDFRLSFIGDNGSVERLFALNNRLSSDFVTLDEIPSDNSGRSFVIKANDQNIYFWCSEKSKLLGTELLAKMKDLLQRRPSIAVLTGISELRLGCFATCLRAYLMESTVPNQHPVSSADLFSSLDSTRELSYSSYFGQSCASSKSVRSRNSGSSAVKSNSVLQGSLSPRLNSFKEGLPKTLFSLRDAAREKFRRRGDSLALDNRIVAPSISTDAFCVNSINQTADSSSPLSASSFLESLGKLAAPTPEVSSHVPCVVSPLLTPYYCWCPPGAPSILQQREEPSQLPIPSISASSLPPFPSLLPVSTPSNLSVPISPLNLVDYPLVDFPSLFPEPLVRLPLKTSQQIPTFTPLFCDPIVHVPVIDVCSSGQGYLVSAGPTISASIPPLHPTLVNPVIPANNVEKDPRETLRLLISGSSQGNPQLMNVLPVVLTDTEANQSLFLTGSRGLYSNARDIDAIANSIASLGIVSLSGQSASDVDDLNGHPDDSSDSESSCLHELSPSHSEGRKSG; translated from the exons ATGTCAGGCCCTAGAAAGGAAGATTCGATTACCAGCAACGTTGGCGAAGGCGCCGATCGTGATAACGTTGAAGAATTCGGGGACTCGTCTCGAGTTGGCGGTGTTTCTTCGAATGTTGTTGAGGTTTCTGGTGGTCCGCATGCTTTAACGAGGGAGATTAACCTTACGGAGCGGCTGACTCATATGCTTGTTGATGAAGGAGATGGCGATCTGTTGCTACAGCAGAGCGATCGGGAAGATTGGGTTATTCGGTGGCTTCAGGCGCTAGATATGCAAGTCATGGGTGCTTGTCGGGCTGACGAAAGGTTGAAGCCGTTGTTGAAGATGACTACGTCCAGCGGCATCGCGGAGGATCACTTTCTTGCTCAATTGAGTCAG CATTTCGAGCCGGGTGAAGTTGGCATTCTAGCGAGGTGTTTCTGTATACCTCTCGTCTCTATTCGCGTTGGGAAAATAGACAAGCAAGGAACAATCCTTTGCCCTACGAATACAAG GGGAAACTTAAAACTAATGGTCCTACCATCATCCGACTTTCGACTTTCATTCATTGGAGATAATGGATCTGTAGAGAGACTATTCGCTCTGAATAACAGATTGTCAAGTGATTTCGTTACACTTGATGAGATCCCTTCAGATAATTCTGGCCGTTCATTTGTTATTAAAGCAAATGatcaaaatatctatttttggTGCTCAGAGAAGTCAAAGCTCTTGGGAACTGAACTACTTGCGAAG ATGAAAGACTTGCTGCAGAGAAGACCCTCTATTGCTGTATTAACTGGAATCAGTGAATTGCGCCTTGGTTGCTTTGCAACATGCCTTCGTGCCTATCTTATGGAGTCAACTGTTCCTAACCAACATCCAGTAAGTTCTGCTGATTTGTTCTCTTCATTAGACTCCACAAGAGAACTATCCTATTCATCTTATTTTGGACAATCGTGTGCATCATCCAAATCTGTGCGGTCAAGAAATTCTGGTAGTTCAGCAGTTAAATCAAATTCTGTACTCCAGGGTAGTCTTAGCCCCAGGTTGAATTCCTTTAAAGAAGGCCTTCCTAAGACGTTGTTTTCTCTGAGAGATGCTGCTAGGGAAAAATTCAGGAGGCGTGGAGACAGTTTGGCTTTAGATAACCGTATTGTTGCTCCATCGATTTCCACTGATGCATTTTGTGTTAATTCTATAAATCAAACTGCTGATTCAAGTAGCCCATTATCTGCATCCAGTTTTTTGGAATCATTGGGAAAATTAGCTGCCCCAACTCCTGAAGTTTCATCTCATGTTCCTTGTGTGGTTTCACCTCTCTTAACTCCTTACTACTGCTGGTGTCCTCCTGGTGCACCATCAATTCTGCAGCAAAGGGAAGAACCTTCTCAACTCCCCATCCCATCCATCAGTGCATCATCCCTTCCACCATTTCCTTCGCTGTTACCAGTTTCTACACCTTCAAATTTGTCGGTTCCAATATCACCTTTAAATCTAGTTGATTATCCGTTAGTGGATTTCCCTTCTCTATTTCCAGAGCCACTAGTCCGTCTGCCTTTGAAAACCTCTCAGCAGATCCCGACCTTCACTCCTTTGTTCTGCGATCCAATTGTTCATGTTCCTGTAATTGATGTTTGCTCCTCGGGTCAAGGCTACCTTGTGAGTGCAGGCCCTACAATTTCGGCCTCCATTCCGCCACTGCATCCTACACTCGTGAATCCAGTGATACCTGCTAATAATGTAGAAAAGGATCCTAGAGAGACACTGCGTCTGCTCATCAGTGGTTCAAGCCAGGGCAACCCTCAATTGATGAACGTACTCCCTGTTGTTCTAACAGATACAGAAGCAAAtcaaagtttatttttaactGGAAGCCGTGGTCTGTACAGTAATGCTCGAGACATCGACGCAATTGCAAACAGCATTGCTTCACTGGGCATTGTGTCACTTTCAGGGCAATCCGCAAGTGATGTTGACGATTTGAATGGCCATCCAGATGACAGCAGTGACTCAGAAAGCTCTTGTTTGCATGAGCTTTCCCCATCTCATTCCGAGGGAAGGAAGTCTGGCTGA
- the LOC111794236 gene encoding uncharacterized protein LOC111794236 isoform X3 — protein MESVFGHFEPGEVGILARCFCIPLVSIRVGKIDKQGTILCPTNTRGNLKLMVLPSSDFRLSFIGDNGSVERLFALNNRLSSDFVTLDEIPSDNSGRSFVIKANDQNIYFWCSEKSKLLGTELLAKMKDLLQRRPSIAVLTGISELRLGCFATCLRAYLMESTVPNQHPVSSADLFSSLDSTRELSYSSYFGQSCASSKSVRSRNSGSSAVKSNSVLQGSLSPRLNSFKEGLPKTLFSLRDAAREKFRRRGDSLALDNRIVAPSISTDAFCVNSINQTADSSSPLSASSFLESLGKLAAPTPEVSSHVPCVVSPLLTPYYCWCPPGAPSILQQREEPSQLPIPSISASSLPPFPSLLPVSTPSNLSVPISPLNLVDYPLVDFPSLFPEPLVRLPLKTSQQIPTFTPLFCDPIVHVPVIDVCSSGQGYLVSAGPTISASIPPLHPTLVNPVIPANNVEKDPRETLRLLISGSSQGNPQLMNVLPVVLTDTEANQSLFLTGSRGLYSNARDIDAIANSIASLGIVSLSGQSASDVDDLNGHPDDSSDSESSCLHELSPSHSEGRKSG, from the exons ATGGAATCTGTATTTGGC CATTTCGAGCCGGGTGAAGTTGGCATTCTAGCGAGGTGTTTCTGTATACCTCTCGTCTCTATTCGCGTTGGGAAAATAGACAAGCAAGGAACAATCCTTTGCCCTACGAATACAAG GGGAAACTTAAAACTAATGGTCCTACCATCATCCGACTTTCGACTTTCATTCATTGGAGATAATGGATCTGTAGAGAGACTATTCGCTCTGAATAACAGATTGTCAAGTGATTTCGTTACACTTGATGAGATCCCTTCAGATAATTCTGGCCGTTCATTTGTTATTAAAGCAAATGatcaaaatatctatttttggTGCTCAGAGAAGTCAAAGCTCTTGGGAACTGAACTACTTGCGAAG ATGAAAGACTTGCTGCAGAGAAGACCCTCTATTGCTGTATTAACTGGAATCAGTGAATTGCGCCTTGGTTGCTTTGCAACATGCCTTCGTGCCTATCTTATGGAGTCAACTGTTCCTAACCAACATCCAGTAAGTTCTGCTGATTTGTTCTCTTCATTAGACTCCACAAGAGAACTATCCTATTCATCTTATTTTGGACAATCGTGTGCATCATCCAAATCTGTGCGGTCAAGAAATTCTGGTAGTTCAGCAGTTAAATCAAATTCTGTACTCCAGGGTAGTCTTAGCCCCAGGTTGAATTCCTTTAAAGAAGGCCTTCCTAAGACGTTGTTTTCTCTGAGAGATGCTGCTAGGGAAAAATTCAGGAGGCGTGGAGACAGTTTGGCTTTAGATAACCGTATTGTTGCTCCATCGATTTCCACTGATGCATTTTGTGTTAATTCTATAAATCAAACTGCTGATTCAAGTAGCCCATTATCTGCATCCAGTTTTTTGGAATCATTGGGAAAATTAGCTGCCCCAACTCCTGAAGTTTCATCTCATGTTCCTTGTGTGGTTTCACCTCTCTTAACTCCTTACTACTGCTGGTGTCCTCCTGGTGCACCATCAATTCTGCAGCAAAGGGAAGAACCTTCTCAACTCCCCATCCCATCCATCAGTGCATCATCCCTTCCACCATTTCCTTCGCTGTTACCAGTTTCTACACCTTCAAATTTGTCGGTTCCAATATCACCTTTAAATCTAGTTGATTATCCGTTAGTGGATTTCCCTTCTCTATTTCCAGAGCCACTAGTCCGTCTGCCTTTGAAAACCTCTCAGCAGATCCCGACCTTCACTCCTTTGTTCTGCGATCCAATTGTTCATGTTCCTGTAATTGATGTTTGCTCCTCGGGTCAAGGCTACCTTGTGAGTGCAGGCCCTACAATTTCGGCCTCCATTCCGCCACTGCATCCTACACTCGTGAATCCAGTGATACCTGCTAATAATGTAGAAAAGGATCCTAGAGAGACACTGCGTCTGCTCATCAGTGGTTCAAGCCAGGGCAACCCTCAATTGATGAACGTACTCCCTGTTGTTCTAACAGATACAGAAGCAAAtcaaagtttatttttaactGGAAGCCGTGGTCTGTACAGTAATGCTCGAGACATCGACGCAATTGCAAACAGCATTGCTTCACTGGGCATTGTGTCACTTTCAGGGCAATCCGCAAGTGATGTTGACGATTTGAATGGCCATCCAGATGACAGCAGTGACTCAGAAAGCTCTTGTTTGCATGAGCTTTCCCCATCTCATTCCGAGGGAAGGAAGTCTGGCTGA
- the LOC111794236 gene encoding uncharacterized protein LOC111794236 isoform X2: MTIHCFIFHARRAILHRTPGADGDGMESVFGHFEPGEVGILARCFCIPLVSIRVGKIDKQGTILCPTNTRGNLKLMVLPSSDFRLSFIGDNGSVERLFALNNRLSSDFVTLDEIPSDNSGRSFVIKANDQNIYFWCSEKSKLLGTELLAKMKDLLQRRPSIAVLTGISELRLGCFATCLRAYLMESTVPNQHPVSSADLFSSLDSTRELSYSSYFGQSCASSKSVRSRNSGSSAVKSNSVLQGSLSPRLNSFKEGLPKTLFSLRDAAREKFRRRGDSLALDNRIVAPSISTDAFCVNSINQTADSSSPLSASSFLESLGKLAAPTPEVSSHVPCVVSPLLTPYYCWCPPGAPSILQQREEPSQLPIPSISASSLPPFPSLLPVSTPSNLSVPISPLNLVDYPLVDFPSLFPEPLVRLPLKTSQQIPTFTPLFCDPIVHVPVIDVCSSGQGYLVSAGPTISASIPPLHPTLVNPVIPANNVEKDPRETLRLLISGSSQGNPQLMNVLPVVLTDTEANQSLFLTGSRGLYSNARDIDAIANSIASLGIVSLSGQSASDVDDLNGHPDDSSDSESSCLHELSPSHSEGRKSG, translated from the exons ATGACAATTCACTGCTTTATATTCCATGCTCGTCGTGCGATTCTACATAGGACTCCCGGTGCCGATGGAGATGGCATGGAATCTGTATTTGGC CATTTCGAGCCGGGTGAAGTTGGCATTCTAGCGAGGTGTTTCTGTATACCTCTCGTCTCTATTCGCGTTGGGAAAATAGACAAGCAAGGAACAATCCTTTGCCCTACGAATACAAG GGGAAACTTAAAACTAATGGTCCTACCATCATCCGACTTTCGACTTTCATTCATTGGAGATAATGGATCTGTAGAGAGACTATTCGCTCTGAATAACAGATTGTCAAGTGATTTCGTTACACTTGATGAGATCCCTTCAGATAATTCTGGCCGTTCATTTGTTATTAAAGCAAATGatcaaaatatctatttttggTGCTCAGAGAAGTCAAAGCTCTTGGGAACTGAACTACTTGCGAAG ATGAAAGACTTGCTGCAGAGAAGACCCTCTATTGCTGTATTAACTGGAATCAGTGAATTGCGCCTTGGTTGCTTTGCAACATGCCTTCGTGCCTATCTTATGGAGTCAACTGTTCCTAACCAACATCCAGTAAGTTCTGCTGATTTGTTCTCTTCATTAGACTCCACAAGAGAACTATCCTATTCATCTTATTTTGGACAATCGTGTGCATCATCCAAATCTGTGCGGTCAAGAAATTCTGGTAGTTCAGCAGTTAAATCAAATTCTGTACTCCAGGGTAGTCTTAGCCCCAGGTTGAATTCCTTTAAAGAAGGCCTTCCTAAGACGTTGTTTTCTCTGAGAGATGCTGCTAGGGAAAAATTCAGGAGGCGTGGAGACAGTTTGGCTTTAGATAACCGTATTGTTGCTCCATCGATTTCCACTGATGCATTTTGTGTTAATTCTATAAATCAAACTGCTGATTCAAGTAGCCCATTATCTGCATCCAGTTTTTTGGAATCATTGGGAAAATTAGCTGCCCCAACTCCTGAAGTTTCATCTCATGTTCCTTGTGTGGTTTCACCTCTCTTAACTCCTTACTACTGCTGGTGTCCTCCTGGTGCACCATCAATTCTGCAGCAAAGGGAAGAACCTTCTCAACTCCCCATCCCATCCATCAGTGCATCATCCCTTCCACCATTTCCTTCGCTGTTACCAGTTTCTACACCTTCAAATTTGTCGGTTCCAATATCACCTTTAAATCTAGTTGATTATCCGTTAGTGGATTTCCCTTCTCTATTTCCAGAGCCACTAGTCCGTCTGCCTTTGAAAACCTCTCAGCAGATCCCGACCTTCACTCCTTTGTTCTGCGATCCAATTGTTCATGTTCCTGTAATTGATGTTTGCTCCTCGGGTCAAGGCTACCTTGTGAGTGCAGGCCCTACAATTTCGGCCTCCATTCCGCCACTGCATCCTACACTCGTGAATCCAGTGATACCTGCTAATAATGTAGAAAAGGATCCTAGAGAGACACTGCGTCTGCTCATCAGTGGTTCAAGCCAGGGCAACCCTCAATTGATGAACGTACTCCCTGTTGTTCTAACAGATACAGAAGCAAAtcaaagtttatttttaactGGAAGCCGTGGTCTGTACAGTAATGCTCGAGACATCGACGCAATTGCAAACAGCATTGCTTCACTGGGCATTGTGTCACTTTCAGGGCAATCCGCAAGTGATGTTGACGATTTGAATGGCCATCCAGATGACAGCAGTGACTCAGAAAGCTCTTGTTTGCATGAGCTTTCCCCATCTCATTCCGAGGGAAGGAAGTCTGGCTGA
- the LOC111794272 gene encoding laccase-4-like — translation MMRYILITLLVAFLAGAAVVESLVRHYSFLVVLKNETKICGSKFIMTVNGKFPGPTLYAREDDTVIVRVTNRANHNLTIHWHGVRQLRSGWADGPAYITQCPIQPGQNYVYNFTLHAQRGTLFWHAHISWIRATVHGAIVILPKLGVPYPFTNPDKEKIIILGEWWKGDVEDMVNKSIVSGLPPAVSDVHIINGHPGPVHGCATNGGFTLHVETGKTYLLRIINAALNEDFFFKIAGHRFSIVEVDASYTKPFQTETIFISPGQTTNALLTADKPVGKYLITASPFMDAPVPIDNLTATAFLRYKGTPKNPTIVLTQVPAQNSTLLTDRFIDSLRSLNSEEYPAKVPLFIDHTLFFTIGVGINPCETCVNGVRIVAAVNNVTFLMPEIALLQSHYYKIRGVFTEDFPGNPPFVFDYTGKPPANIQTTNGTKVYRLRYNSNVQLVIQDTAVIAPESHPIHLHGFNVFVVGKGSGNFDPIEDPKGFNLVDPVERNTFGVPNGGWTAIRFKADNPGVWFMHCHLEVHTTWGLKMAFLVENGEGPNESLPPPPRDLPRC, via the exons ATGATGAGATACATTTTGATTACTCTTTTGGTAGCCTTCTTGGCAGGTGCTGCTGTGGTTGAATCTCTTGTTCGTCATTACAGTTTCTTA GTTGTGTTGAAGAATGAGACGAAGATCTGTGGGAGCAAGTTTATTATGACTGTTAATGGGAAGTTTCCAGGACCAACTCTGTATGCCAGGGAGGACGACACGGTGATTGTTCGAGTCACCAACCGAGCTAACCATAATCTCACTATCCACTG GCATGGGGTTCGACAGCTCCGAAGCGGGTGGGCTGATGGACCAGCATATATCACACAGTGCCCAATTCAACCGGGTCAGAACTATGTCTATAATTTCACTCTCCACGCCCAAAGAGGCACCCTTTTTTGGCATGCTCATATCTCTTGGATTAGAGCCACGGTTCATGGCGCCATTGTCATCTTACCCAAGCTTGGCGTTCCTTATCCTTTTACCAATCCTGATAAAGAGAAAATCATCATTTTAG GTGAATGGTGGAAGGGCGATGTGGAGGATATGGTCAACAAGAGCATAGTGTCGGGTCTGCCGCCCGCCGTATCGGACGTCCACATAATCAATGGCCACCCAGGCCCTGTTCATGGCTGCGCTACTAATG GAGGCTTCACATTACACGTTGAAACTGGAAAGACTTACCTTCTCCGAATCATAAACGCAGCACTCAACGaagatttcttcttcaaaatcgCAGGCCATCGTTTCTCCATTGTTGAAGTCGATGCTTCTTACACTAAGCCTTTCCAAACCGAAACCATTTTCATAAGCCCTGGCCAAACGACAAACGCCCTTCTTACAGCCGACAAACCTGTCGGGAAATACTTAATTACAGCCTCCCCTTTTATGGATGCCCCTGTTCCTATCGATAACTTAACTGCAACAGCCTTTCTTCGATACAAAGGAACTCCCAAGAATCCCACCATCGTATTAACACAAGTTCCTGCTCAAAATTCAACCCTTTTAACAGATCGGTTCATCGATTCTCTACGAAGCCTCAATTCAGAGGAATACCCAGCAAAAGTCCCTCTGTTCATCGATCATACTCTGTTTTTCACCATTGGAGTTGGGATCAATCCTTGTGAGACTTGTGTCAATGGAGTTAGAATCGTGGCGGCGGTTAACAATGTAACGTTTTTGATGCCCGAAATTGCTCTTCTTCAATCGCATTACTACAAGATTCGAGGGGTTTTTACAGAGGATTTTCCGGGGAATCCGCCGTTTGTTTTCGATTATACTGGGAAACCACCTGCAAATATTCAGACAACAAATGGGACAAAGGTTTATAGGCTGCGTTATAACTCGAATGTTCAATTGGTGATTCAAGACACTGCTGTGATTGCCCCTGAAAGTCATCCTATACATTTACACGGCTTCAATGTGTTCGTTGTCGGAAAAGGATCGGGAAATTTCGATCCGATTGAGGATCCGAAAGGCTTTAATCTGGTTGACCCAGTTGAGAGGAACACTTTCGGAGTGCCAAATGGGGGCTGGACGGCGATAAGATTCAAAGCAGATAACCCAG GTGTTTGGTTCATGCATTGCCATTTGGAAGTACATACGACATGGGGATTAAAAATGGCGTTTTTAGTGGAAAATGGGGAAGGCCCCAATGAGTCTTTGCCGCCGCCGCCCCGTGATCTTCCTCGATGTTAG
- the LOC111781409 gene encoding LIM domain-containing protein WLIM2b-like yields the protein MSFTGTQQKCKACEKTVYPVEQLSADGVSYHKSCFKCSHCKGTLKLSNYCSMEGVLYCKPHFEQLFKETGNFNKNFQSPAKSAEKTPELTKSSSKAAGMFSGTQDKCATCAKTVYPLEKVTVENQCYHKSCFKCSHGGCALSPSNYAALEGILYCKHHFSQLFKEKGSYNHLIKCASMKRNAASVPEA from the exons ATGTCTTTCACTGGAACACAACAAAAGTGCAAGGCCTGTGAGAAGACTGTCTATCCTGTGGAGCAGCTCTCTGCTGATGGAGTTTCCTACCATAAGTCTTGCTTCAAATGCAGCCATTGCAAAGGAACTCTAAAG CTGAGCAATTATTGTTCAATGGAAGGTGTTCTATATTGTAAGCCTCATTTTGAGCAGCTCTTCAAAGAGACAGGCAACTTCAACAAGAACTTCCAATCAC CTGCAAAGTCAGCTGAGAAGACTCCAGAGCTG ACAAAGTCATCTAGCAAAGCTGCTGGCATGTTTTCTGGTACTCAAGACAAATGTGCTACTTGTGCTAAAACTGTTTATCCACTGGAGAAG GTAACAGTGGAGAATCAGTGCTATCATAAGTCGTGTTTTAAGTGCTCTCATGGAGGGTGTGCTCTTTCCCCATCAAATTATGCAGCCTTAGAGGGTATTCTATATTGCAAGCATCACTTTTCCCAGCTTTTCAAGGAAAAGGGAAGCTACAACCACTTGATCAAGTGTGCATCCATGAAGCGTAATGCTGCCTCGGTTCCTGAAgcttaa